One genomic segment of Chitinophaga sancti includes these proteins:
- the egtB gene encoding ergothioneine biosynthesis protein EgtB, producing MELKQAFDTVRQRSVSICAPLQTEDYVVQPVVDVSPPKWHLGHTTWFFETFVLQPNLNGYQVFNPDYNFVFNSYYESVGARVIRTDRGNLSRPGVADVYRYREYVDNEMGKLLAQNISKELHALITLGLNHEEQHQELLVTDIKYILGHNPLFPAYQEDYTFKEQPVASSHFIAFPAGIYEIGHTGDGFCFDNELNRHKVYLEEFSISSALVTNAEYLEFMKAGGYTNFRHWHAEGWDWVKTNNINAPLYWHEVDGDWMNYTLKGFRAIDPSMPLAHISYYEAAAFAAWKGLRLPTENEWEAAAPQLAWGERWEWTESAYLPYPGFVKAPGAIGEYNGKFMVSQMVLRGGSVVTPPGHSRITYRNFFHPPLRWQYTGIRLAK from the coding sequence ATGGAATTAAAGCAAGCTTTCGACACCGTGCGCCAAAGATCTGTGAGCATATGCGCGCCTTTACAAACAGAGGATTATGTGGTACAACCAGTGGTAGATGTGAGTCCGCCCAAGTGGCATTTAGGCCATACTACCTGGTTCTTTGAAACATTTGTATTACAGCCAAATTTAAACGGCTACCAGGTATTTAATCCTGATTACAACTTTGTATTTAATAGTTACTATGAATCCGTAGGTGCGAGAGTTATTCGTACAGATCGGGGAAATCTTAGCAGACCAGGTGTGGCGGATGTATACCGTTATAGGGAATACGTAGATAACGAAATGGGTAAATTACTCGCACAGAATATATCCAAAGAATTACACGCGCTCATCACTTTAGGATTAAATCATGAAGAACAGCACCAGGAATTACTGGTCACTGATATAAAATATATCTTAGGTCACAATCCTTTGTTTCCCGCATACCAGGAGGACTACACCTTCAAAGAGCAGCCGGTGGCCAGCAGTCATTTCATTGCTTTCCCGGCAGGCATCTACGAAATCGGTCATACCGGCGATGGTTTCTGCTTTGACAACGAACTGAACAGGCACAAGGTATACCTGGAAGAATTCAGTATCAGCAGTGCGCTTGTCACGAACGCTGAATACCTGGAATTCATGAAGGCCGGCGGCTACACGAACTTCCGTCACTGGCATGCCGAGGGATGGGACTGGGTAAAGACCAACAACATCAACGCCCCGCTTTACTGGCATGAAGTAGATGGTGACTGGATGAATTATACTTTAAAAGGATTCAGGGCCATTGACCCAAGCATGCCGCTGGCACATATCAGTTATTACGAAGCCGCTGCATTCGCGGCCTGGAAAGGGCTGCGTCTTCCTACAGAAAATGAATGGGAAGCCGCCGCGCCACAACTGGCGTGGGGAGAAAGATGGGAATGGACAGAAAGTGCATATCTCCCTTACCCCGGTTTTGTAAAAGCACCCGGCGCAATCGGAGAATATAACGGAAAGTTCATGGTGAGCCAGATGGTGCTGAGAGGCGGCTCTGTAGTCACTCCGCCGGGGCATAGCCGGATCACTTACCGGAATTTTTTCCATCCGCCACTGAGATGGCAATATACTGGCATCAGATTAGCTAAATAA
- a CDS encoding mercuric reductase: MQKFDAIVIGSGQGGVPLAKKLAKAGWKTAIIEKRWIGGTCINDGCTPTKAMIACAEAAHTVANSRQWGIIVSGFQPDFEKIVARKNEIVASFRGGATKGLENTDGVTIFYGTASFNGPKTVDIKLRTGTSETITADHIFINTGTSPKVPDIPGLAQVPYLTNTTLLDLQTLPSHLIVLGGSYIGLEFGQMFRRFGCQVTIIERSTLLKREDEDVSAAMKKIMERAGIKVHTGATIKQIEAAGDAVRIVLNADGESITVTGSHILVASGRTPQTKELHLDTTGITTDEKGFIPVNEKLETSVPGIYALGDVKGGPAFTHISYNDHLILLKNLVEKKNETTTGRPVPYCVFTDPQLGRIGLTEKEARKQGIDIQVACLDMSKVARAIETGHTDGFMKAVVEKSTGRILGAAILGHNGGEIMSVLQIAMMAGMTATQIREMIFAHPLYTESLNNLFMTITK, from the coding sequence ATGCAAAAATTTGATGCGATCGTCATTGGTTCTGGTCAGGGAGGAGTTCCCCTGGCAAAAAAACTGGCAAAGGCTGGCTGGAAAACAGCCATTATAGAAAAACGATGGATAGGCGGTACCTGCATCAATGATGGATGCACTCCCACAAAAGCAATGATTGCCTGTGCCGAAGCAGCACATACTGTGGCCAACAGCAGGCAATGGGGGATCATTGTGTCCGGTTTTCAACCCGACTTTGAAAAAATCGTGGCCCGCAAAAATGAGATCGTCGCCTCCTTCAGAGGCGGGGCTACCAAAGGGCTGGAAAATACGGATGGGGTCACTATTTTCTATGGCACTGCCAGCTTTAACGGCCCTAAAACAGTGGATATAAAACTGAGAACCGGCACCTCCGAAACCATTACAGCCGATCATATCTTTATCAATACAGGTACTTCCCCAAAGGTCCCGGATATTCCCGGCCTTGCCCAGGTACCCTATCTTACCAATACGACTTTACTGGACCTGCAAACCCTTCCCTCCCACCTCATCGTACTGGGTGGCAGTTATATTGGTTTGGAATTCGGACAAATGTTCCGCCGGTTTGGTTGCCAGGTCACGATTATCGAACGCTCTACTTTGCTGAAAAGAGAGGATGAAGATGTATCGGCCGCCATGAAAAAGATCATGGAAAGGGCTGGCATCAAAGTACATACAGGTGCGACTATCAAACAAATTGAAGCCGCCGGCGATGCCGTGAGGATCGTGCTGAATGCCGATGGTGAAAGTATCACCGTCACCGGCTCTCATATACTCGTCGCTTCCGGCCGTACACCGCAGACAAAGGAATTACACTTAGATACTACCGGCATCACTACCGACGAAAAAGGTTTCATTCCTGTGAATGAAAAACTGGAAACTTCTGTACCCGGCATCTATGCCCTTGGAGATGTAAAAGGTGGTCCGGCATTTACACATATTTCCTACAATGATCATTTAATTCTGCTCAAAAATCTTGTAGAAAAAAAGAACGAAACCACTACCGGCAGACCTGTCCCCTATTGCGTATTTACCGATCCGCAATTAGGCAGAATAGGACTAACGGAGAAGGAAGCACGCAAACAGGGCATCGATATCCAGGTAGCCTGCCTGGATATGTCAAAAGTAGCCCGCGCCATTGAAACAGGACACACAGATGGATTTATGAAAGCAGTGGTCGAAAAGTCAACAGGCAGGATCTTAGGCGCCGCCATCTTAGGCCATAATGGCGGTGAGATCATGAGCGTACTACAAATCGCCATGATGGCCGGCATGACCGCTACACAGATCCGGGAAATGATCTTCGCGCACCCGCTGTACACAGAATCATTGAACAATCTTTTCATGACCATTACAAAATAA
- a CDS encoding ABC transporter permease/substrate-binding protein yields MEPANSFIDFLQQESGKILEQTLQHIGLTFISLLIAVVIGVPLGILITRRTKMAGAVLGIAGVIQTIPSIALLGFMIPLLGIGPLPAIVALFLYALLPIVRNTYTGIIQVDPAVIEAATGIGMSPRQLLFKVQLPLAMPVLLAGVRTATVINVGVATLAAYIAAGGLGEFIFGGIALNNTNMILAGAIPAALLAILFDWGLSRIRFRKVFLMPLLILVLSSFYLLPDFYGSKLLAGFTPEFMGRNDGDVGLKKIYGLKIRTVVISDMIMYKAAYDKKVDVISGSSTDGRVKAYDLQVLQDDKHIFPPYYAAPIVRLEVLDKYPELAPALDKLSGTINDSIMTALNYRVDILKQSPAVVAKEFLDAHHLLRSPGTGTKGTIRIGAKIFGDGYILANMYKLLVEGYTDLHVETKTGLGGTKICFEALTNAQIDLYPEYTGTGLLVILQAPPSTLDSLGGQADKVYDYVAAAFQQRYHIKWLAPVGFNNTYALMMRRQQASALKIKTISDLTKYLQWN; encoded by the coding sequence ATGGAACCAGCTAACAGCTTTATTGACTTTCTACAGCAGGAATCCGGCAAAATACTGGAACAAACCCTGCAACATATCGGCCTTACCTTTATCTCTTTGTTGATCGCCGTTGTGATTGGTGTGCCCCTGGGTATCCTCATCACCCGCAGGACTAAAATGGCAGGTGCTGTATTGGGCATTGCAGGGGTCATACAAACCATCCCCAGTATTGCCCTTTTAGGCTTCATGATTCCCCTGTTAGGCATCGGCCCTTTACCAGCTATCGTCGCGTTATTTTTGTATGCGCTATTGCCCATTGTACGCAATACCTATACAGGGATCATACAGGTGGATCCCGCCGTTATCGAAGCTGCGACCGGTATTGGCATGAGCCCACGTCAATTATTATTTAAGGTACAACTACCACTTGCCATGCCTGTGCTACTGGCAGGCGTAAGAACCGCTACCGTGATCAATGTTGGCGTCGCTACCCTCGCTGCCTACATTGCTGCCGGTGGCTTAGGGGAATTTATTTTCGGTGGTATCGCGCTCAACAACACGAACATGATCCTGGCTGGTGCCATTCCTGCTGCATTGCTCGCTATTTTATTCGACTGGGGCCTCTCCCGCATCAGATTCCGCAAGGTGTTCCTGATGCCGTTGCTGATATTGGTACTATCTTCTTTTTACCTGCTTCCTGACTTTTATGGTTCTAAATTGCTGGCAGGCTTTACACCTGAATTCATGGGGCGGAATGATGGAGATGTAGGTTTAAAAAAGATCTATGGATTAAAAATCCGTACCGTAGTGATCAGCGATATGATCATGTACAAAGCCGCTTACGACAAAAAGGTAGACGTGATCAGCGGCAGCAGTACCGATGGCCGTGTAAAAGCGTATGACCTGCAGGTATTACAGGATGACAAACACATATTCCCGCCTTATTACGCCGCACCAATTGTGAGACTGGAAGTGCTTGACAAATACCCCGAACTGGCCCCTGCGCTCGATAAACTGTCTGGTACAATTAATGATAGTATCATGACAGCCTTGAATTACCGGGTAGATATTTTAAAACAGTCTCCGGCTGTTGTTGCTAAGGAGTTTCTCGATGCCCACCACTTGCTGCGATCACCCGGAACGGGTACAAAAGGTACGATCCGCATTGGCGCCAAGATCTTTGGTGACGGCTACATCCTCGCAAATATGTACAAATTACTGGTTGAAGGTTATACTGATCTGCATGTAGAAACAAAGACCGGTCTGGGAGGTACTAAGATCTGCTTTGAAGCACTCACAAATGCACAGATTGACCTGTACCCGGAATATACCGGTACCGGTCTGCTCGTCATCTTACAGGCACCTCCGTCTACCCTCGATTCATTGGGTGGACAGGCTGATAAAGTATACGACTACGTGGCAGCGGCCTTTCAACAACGCTATCATATCAAATGGCTGGCACCTGTTGGATTCAATAATACATATGCATTAATGATGCGCAGACAACAGGCCAGTGCTTTAAAAATTAAGACTATCAGCGACCTGACAAAATACTTACAATGGAATTAA
- a CDS encoding DUF427 domain-containing protein yields MKAIWQKEVIAESEKTVIVEHNHYFPPEAVKKEVLSPSKTHTICPWKGEASYYDVTVDGKVNKDAAWYYPAPKDAANNIKGYIAFWKGVEVLR; encoded by the coding sequence ATGAAAGCAATCTGGCAAAAGGAAGTAATAGCAGAAAGCGAAAAAACTGTGATAGTCGAACATAATCATTACTTTCCTCCTGAAGCTGTAAAAAAGGAAGTGCTTAGTCCCAGCAAGACCCACACGATCTGTCCATGGAAAGGAGAAGCATCCTACTATGACGTAACGGTGGATGGAAAAGTAAACAAAGACGCAGCCTGGTATTACCCAGCTCCCAAAGATGCTGCAAACAACATAAAAGGTTACATCGCCTTCTGGAAAGGTGTAGAGGTGTTAAGGTAA
- a CDS encoding ABC transporter ATP-binding protein, with protein sequence MIKLENVSKSFLNGKPAVSAVSFEVNAGETLILLGTSGSGKTTTLRMINRLISPDSGNIFVNGQSVLSQQLESLRRGIGYVLQYHGLFPHYTVGENIGVVPGLLRWDAGRIASRVAALMEKLHLPVSDFLHAYPQQLSGGQQQRVGLARALAADPPVLLMDEPFGALDPVTRASVRKEFRALDEIQSKTIIMVTHDVQEAFELGTKICLMDKGKVQQTGTPAALLFSPANDFVKAFFDEHRFVLELKALTIADIRPWLAPINGNDTLTIWDAIAAGMPRNTLLDAVDQYRQSKHMHGTS encoded by the coding sequence ATGATCAAACTGGAAAATGTGAGCAAGTCATTCCTCAACGGTAAGCCCGCCGTTTCTGCTGTATCATTCGAAGTGAATGCAGGAGAAACACTCATACTGCTGGGCACCAGTGGAAGTGGGAAAACTACCACACTCAGAATGATCAACCGCCTTATATCGCCAGACAGTGGGAATATATTTGTAAACGGTCAATCCGTATTATCCCAACAACTGGAATCCCTGAGAAGAGGCATCGGTTACGTACTCCAATATCATGGTCTCTTCCCTCACTACACCGTAGGTGAAAACATAGGCGTGGTACCCGGTCTGCTCCGGTGGGATGCAGGTCGCATTGCATCGAGAGTGGCGGCATTGATGGAGAAACTCCATCTCCCCGTTTCCGATTTCCTCCATGCCTATCCGCAACAACTTAGTGGCGGACAGCAACAACGTGTAGGTCTTGCCCGCGCACTCGCCGCAGACCCTCCCGTATTGCTCATGGATGAACCCTTTGGCGCACTGGACCCCGTGACCCGCGCCAGCGTAAGAAAAGAATTTCGCGCACTCGACGAAATACAATCCAAAACCATCATCATGGTTACTCATGATGTGCAGGAAGCTTTTGAACTGGGCACGAAAATCTGCCTCATGGACAAAGGTAAAGTACAGCAAACCGGCACACCTGCAGCACTCTTATTTTCACCCGCTAATGACTTTGTCAAAGCCTTTTTTGATGAACACCGCTTTGTACTGGAACTGAAAGCACTCACTATCGCCGACATCCGGCCATGGTTAGCGCCAATCAATGGCAATGATACCCTGACCATATGGGACGCCATCGCCGCCGGCATGCCCCGCAATACACTGCTGGATGCCGTAGACCAGTACAGGCAATCTAAACATATGCATGGAACCAGCTAA